One window of Elusimicrobiota bacterium genomic DNA carries:
- a CDS encoding SDR family oxidoreductase, with amino-acid sequence MRIVITGGAGFLGSHLCDFLIAKGHSVVILDNLITGDIKNIEHLLGSKKVKFVRHNVTNFINVSGKVDAVLHFASPASPIDYLRHPIPTLKVGSLGTHNALGLAKDKKAIFMLASTSEIYGDPLINPQNESYWGNVNPVGPRGVYDEAKRFAEAMTMAYHRYHKMPVRIARIFNTYGPRMRRHDGRAVPEFIAQALNNKLVTVFGNGKQTRSFCYVSDLINGIYKLLMSEYNEPVNIGNPHEITLNELAKIIIKMTSSRSKIAFKPLPIDDPKVRRPDISKAKKLLNWSPKVRLEEGLKKTIEYFKTRQR; translated from the coding sequence ATGCGAATAGTTATTACCGGAGGAGCAGGCTTTTTAGGGTCGCATCTTTGCGATTTTTTAATTGCAAAAGGGCATTCTGTTGTAATTCTTGATAATCTTATTACCGGCGATATAAAAAATATTGAACATTTATTAGGTAGCAAAAAAGTTAAATTTGTCAGGCACAATGTCACTAATTTCATAAATGTTTCCGGAAAAGTTGATGCAGTCCTGCATTTCGCTTCCCCGGCCAGCCCGATTGATTATTTAAGACATCCAATTCCGACCTTAAAAGTAGGATCGCTGGGGACGCATAACGCGCTAGGTTTGGCAAAAGACAAGAAAGCTATTTTTATGCTTGCTTCCACAAGCGAGATATACGGAGATCCTTTGATCAATCCTCAAAACGAATCGTATTGGGGAAATGTAAATCCTGTAGGTCCGCGCGGTGTCTACGATGAAGCGAAAAGGTTTGCCGAGGCCATGACTATGGCTTATCACCGTTACCACAAAATGCCTGTACGCATCGCGCGGATTTTTAATACCTATGGCCCGAGGATGCGCCGTCACGATGGAAGGGCTGTGCCTGAATTTATTGCTCAAGCTTTAAATAACAAACTTGTAACAGTTTTCGGCAATGGGAAACAAACAAGATCATTCTGCTATGTTTCCGATCTCATAAACGGAATATACAAACTATTAATGTCAGAATATAATGAACCTGTTAATATCGGAAACCCTCATGAAATAACATTGAATGAACTGGCAAAGATAATAATAAAAATGACTAGCAGCAGGTCGAAAATTGCATTTAAACCTCTTCCGATAGATGATCCTAAAGTCCGGAGGCCGGATATTTCAAAAGCTAAAAAACTTCTTAATTGGAGTCCGAAAGTCAGGCTTGAAGAAGGGCTAAAAAAGACTATAGAATATTTTAAAACCAGACAAAGGTAA
- a CDS encoding UDP-glucose/GDP-mannose dehydrogenase family protein, with protein MRNICVIGTGYVGLVTGACLAELGHKVICVDNDKAKINKLLKNIMPIYEPGLGELVKKNVKQKRLAFTSLLRNAVEKSEIIFIAVGTPPRPDGSADLSFVEIVAKEIALHMKSYKLIVDKSTVPVETGEWVQHTIKRNLKKNISFDVASNPEFLREGTAIHDTFNPDRIVIGVNSKRAENLLREVFASIKAPLIVTDIKSAEIIKHASNSFLALKISYINAVANLCEKTGADIEKVAVGMGLDKRIGQSFLKAGIGFGGFCFPKDLEAFIWISKKLGYDFNLLREIIKINEGQRKLLLKKIEETLWILKGKTIGILGLAFKPNTDDMRFAPSIYIIQKLQEQEAKIKAYDPQSMEKSKNFLKDVKYEKSPYEVSKGADCLVILTEWDEFRNLDLMRIKKLLKHPIIIDGRNIFNPKKMEELGFTYKSIGR; from the coding sequence ATGAGAAACATTTGTGTTATCGGTACAGGCTATGTAGGGCTTGTGACAGGAGCGTGCCTGGCTGAATTGGGGCATAAGGTTATCTGTGTTGATAACGATAAAGCAAAGATAAATAAATTATTGAAAAATATTATGCCCATATATGAGCCGGGGCTGGGGGAACTGGTAAAAAAGAATGTAAAGCAGAAAAGGCTGGCCTTTACCTCTTTATTAAGAAATGCGGTTGAGAAGTCGGAGATAATATTTATTGCCGTTGGAACTCCTCCTCGTCCTGACGGTTCCGCGGATCTTTCATTCGTTGAAATTGTTGCAAAAGAGATAGCTTTGCATATGAAAAGCTATAAGCTCATCGTTGACAAGTCAACCGTTCCGGTTGAAACAGGGGAATGGGTTCAGCATACAATCAAAAGAAATTTGAAAAAGAATATTTCCTTTGATGTTGCATCTAACCCGGAATTTTTGAGAGAAGGCACAGCTATTCATGATACATTTAATCCCGACAGGATTGTTATAGGGGTAAACTCAAAAAGAGCGGAAAATCTGTTGCGGGAAGTATTCGCATCCATTAAAGCTCCTTTAATTGTTACAGATATAAAAAGCGCCGAGATAATAAAGCATGCATCAAATTCATTCCTTGCCTTAAAAATCTCATATATTAATGCTGTAGCGAACTTGTGCGAAAAAACCGGGGCAGATATAGAAAAAGTTGCCGTTGGCATGGGGTTGGATAAAAGGATAGGACAATCTTTTTTAAAAGCGGGCATCGGCTTCGGCGGGTTTTGTTTTCCCAAGGATCTAGAAGCTTTTATCTGGATTTCAAAGAAATTAGGATATGATTTCAATTTGCTTAGAGAAATAATTAAAATAAACGAAGGACAAAGGAAATTGCTTCTAAAAAAGATTGAAGAAACATTATGGATTCTTAAAGGTAAAACTATAGGTATTCTGGGATTAGCATTTAAACCCAATACGGATGACATGCGTTTTGCTCCGTCCATTTATATAATTCAAAAGCTTCAGGAACAGGAAGCAAAAATAAAAGCTTATGATCCGCAATCAATGGAAAAGTCAAAGAATTTCCTAAAAGATGTAAAATATGAAAAAAGTCCGTACGAAGTTTCTAAAGGAGCGGATTGCCTGGTTATACTTACTGAATGGGATGAATTTAGAAATCTCGATCTCATGAGAATAAAAAAATTGCTGAAACATCCAATAATTATTGACGGAAGAAATATTTTTAATCCAAAGAAAATGGAAGAATTGGGATTTACATATAAAAGCATAGGAAGATAA